A genomic window from Bubalus bubalis isolate 160015118507 breed Murrah chromosome X, NDDB_SH_1, whole genome shotgun sequence includes:
- the LOC102398337 gene encoding chromatin accessibility complex protein 1-like, translating to MEINIQQLVSLPLSHIQVIMTSSPEVTSINQEVLVLTTKAMELFGSPFVQYVTSYSFRHGSGKEKEALTSSDLSDTAEESEAFQFIADILPKKILASKYLKMLKEKREEEEEEENDNNDESEVDEAEFYPQKSSLVRTLLD from the exons atggaaataaatatccAGCAGTTGGTGTCGCTGCCCCTGTCCCACATCCAGGTCATCATGACGAGCTCCCCCGAGGTGACCAGCATCAACCAGGAGGTGCTGGTGCTCACCACCAAGGCCATGGAactcttt ggaagcccctttgttcAATATGTCACCAGCTATTCCTTCAGACATggcagtggaaaagaaaaggaggcaCTGACCTCCAGTGACTTATCAGATACTGCAGAGGAGTCAGAAGCTTTTCAGTTCATTGCAGATATATTACCAAAGAAGATTTTAGCTAGTAAATATCtgaaaatgcttaaagaaaagagggaagaagaagaggaggaggagaatgacAACAATGATGAGAGTGAGGTCGATGAAGCAGAATTCTATCCCCAAAAAAGCAGCCTGGTGAGGACCCTCCTGGATTAG